The archaeon genome includes the window CTAGTCCTCTCGAAGTTCGGAACCTACTTCTTCACAGGGATTGAATGGAACTCGGCCGAAGGGCACGAGATCTACGGCGCGCTTCCCTACCTCTTGGGGACGCTCGCCACATCCGGGATCGCTATCGTAGTAGGAGTCCCGATCAGTCTCGGCATCGCCATCTTCCTCTCCGAGATGTCTCCCAGGCGACTGCGAATCCCGGTCTCGAACCTGGTCGAGTTGCTCGCCGCTGTCCCCAGCGTGATCTACGGGCTCTGGGGATTCTTCGTCTTCCGCTACTTCCTGGCCGACTACATCGAGACCCCGCTCTCTGCCTACTTGGGATGGCTCCCTGGCCTAGGCGGTTCTCCCGTGGGGGTCGACGTCCTCTCGGCTGGCTTGATACTGTCGATCATGATCATACCCACGGTCTCCTCCGTGAGCCGCGAAGTCATTTCTGCCGTCCCCAACTCGATCCGCGAGGGCGCCTACAGCATCGGCGCTACCCGATGGGAGGTTACGCGCCACTGGGTGCTCAACTACGCACGCTCCGGTCTCTTCGGGGCCGTCATTCTGGGCCTCGGGAGAG containing:
- the pstC gene encoding phosphate ABC transporter permease subunit PstC, which gives rise to MRSLPSGDTAFKVGAALLASSVVLIVFLAGYVLVSGSTLVLSKFGTYFFTGIEWNSAEGHEIYGALPYLLGTLATSGIAIVVGVPISLGIAIFLSEMSPRRLRIPVSNLVELLAAVPSVIYGLWGFFVFRYFLADYIETPLSAYLGWLPGLGGSPVGVDVLSAGLILSIMIIPTVSSVSREVISAVPNSIREGAYSIGATRWEVTRHWVLNYARSGLFGAVILGLGRAVGETIAVSMVIGNAVGPLALPTSLLKQSQTMSSYIVNIFFDATPGTYEFSAILGVGLFLLVLALVINVLARLMVTRLLKVKGGAVE